The sequence GTTGGGCGATGCCGAACCGTTCGACGCGCTCCTCGAGCGTTGCCTTGATCTCGAGGCAAGAGCCAATTTGCGCTGAACCGGATGCCGTAGCGACGTAACCTTCACCCCATCAACGCCCCGAACCCCACCCCTGTCAAGATCGCGCCCGCGACGCCGAATCCCACGTAGGCGGCGAACACCTGCCAGCGCACCAGCGACCACACGGCGACCATGGAGGGGACGCAGGTCACGGCGCCGGCGACCATGAAGGCCAGGGCGGCGCCGGCGCTCATGCCCTGTTCCATGAGGCCGGCGACGAGGGCGGGCGCGGCATAGCCGTTGAGGTAGGCGGGCGTACCCACCAGGGCGCCGATCACGATGGGGCCGGCCCCGGGTCCCCCGACCAGGCCCGCGATCAACGCGGCCGGCACGTAGGTGACGAGCAGGGCCTGGATCAGGTAGGCGAACGCCAGCCACTTGACCAGGAACCGCGCGTTCTCCAGCGATTCGGACCGGAAGTTGGCCGCCCGCGCCGGCTCGCGCCAGAATCGCCAGACAATCTCGCCCGTCTCGAGGGTGCTGCCGCAGGCGCCGCAACCGCCCGCCGCGTCTTCCCGCAACGGGGCGGCGAACGCATGGCGCCGGACCAGGAGGCGCACACCGAAGCCGCCGAAGAGACCGATGGCGACGGCCGCCGCAGCCTTCCCCACGGCGAAGTCCCAGCCGAGGGCGGCGGCGGTAATGAGCGCGGCGGGAGGGTCGATGACGGGGGAGGACAGCCAGAAGGCCATGATGGCGGAGAGCGGCGCGCCGATCGCCAGCAGCGCCGCGATGAAGGGGATGACCTCACAGGCGCAGAAGGGAGCGAGGCCGCCGACAAGCGCCGCCAGGAAGATCATGCGCGTCTCGCGTCCTTCGAAGGCACGCGCCACGAGGGCCGTGGTTCCCGTCGCCCTGAGATACGCGATGAGCAGCACCGCCGCGGCGATGAAGGGCACCGTTCCCGCGAACGCCGCCAACGCGATCCACAGGATGTCCGGCAACTCGGTGGCGTCCAGCACCGCCACGGCGAGCGGGACGGCGAGCATGAGGCCCCAGACCGACACCACGCCCCGGACCCCCGTGCGCAACCCGTTGACTCCGTTCAGAACCAGTTCCGTCATGACGGTTCTTTCGTGAGTGCGGCCCGGGCGGCGCGGGCCTGGAGCGATGGGCAGGCATCAACGCAACACTCTTCGAGCAGAAACGCGGCAAGCGCTTCGAGACGGCGGTAGGCGGCACGGTTGATCACGATGCGGCCCCGGCGCTCCTGCTCGACCAGCCCGCCGGCGGCAAGGAAGCCGAGATGGTGGGCGAGCGTCGAGGCCGGCAAGCCCGAGCGCTCCTGGACCTCGCCTACCGTGAGCCCTTCGGCCCCGGCGCGCACGAGCAGGCGAAGCACCGTGAGCCTCGGCTCGGAGCCGCACGCGGCGAATCCCTGCGCCGCTTCCTCAAGCGCCAGCGTGGAGGTTGGCGAAGTCCTGGAATAAGAGGTTATATCCACATAACTAATTATATAGTTATAATTGCCAATGTCAACCCTCACGCAAGGTCCGGCGCCCGAGCCGTCTCTACCGTGCGAGGGCGGCCGCAAGCTCCTCTGGTACCTCAACAAGCGCCGCCCCGTGGGCTTCTTCGCTCCGCCCGGGTTCGTGCCCCCCCAGGGCCTCACCCGGTTCTTCGACCCCAACGGCATGGCCCGCTACAACCGCACCTACGAAGACCTCATCGACCAGGGCGTCATCATCGCCGGCACCCCTCTGAACACCTTACCGGGCGGCGGCGGACACCGCCTAGTCCGCCGCCGTCCGCCGGCTCCATTCTATCCAGGAGCCATCATAAAGGTGTAATCTCTCCACCGGGAACCCCATCAGGTAGAGCGCGAAGAACGGCGTGGCGGCGCGCACGCCGGAGTGGCAATAGAAGATGTGATCGTGCCCGGGTTCGAATCCAACCTGTTGTAGCAGCGCGTCGATCTCGGCGGCGGTCCGGAACTCCGACGGCCGGCCTTGGTCCACCTTTCGGAAAGCCCGCCATCCGATGAAGCGGGCCCAGCCGATGCGCCCGGCCGGCAGGCCGCCGAGCCGCACCGACCCATCCCATTCCCTCACACTGCGAGTGTCCCAGACGTGAGTTCCCGCGTCCGAGCGGCCTCGGTGGACATCCGCCATATCGGCGGTCCAGCCGGCGACGGCGGGTGCTGCAACGAAATCCCCGGTGCTGGGGGCCGAATGTCCGCGACCGCGATCGACGTCGTAACCTGCCGCTTTCCAGGCGGTCAGGCCGCCGTCGAGCACCCGGACATCGGATTTCCCGTACAGGCGAAAGAGCCACCAGAGGCGTGCGGCGTCGTAGGTTTGGTCATAGACGACGACGGTGGACTCGTTGTTGATACCGAGCCCGCGCGCGAACTCCTGGAAGCGCTCGCGGCCCAGCGCCATGCCGTCCCGGCCGGTGTAGGCGCGGCGCGGGGCATGGAAGGAGCCGGGAATATGCCCAACCAGCCAGGAGACCCGCCGGACCGCGGCCAGCACGATCGGTTTCGAAGCGGATCCATCCAGCATCGCCTTGACTTCGGCCGCCGTAACCAGAGCATGCCCGCGCGGGAAGCCCTTGTACGGCTCGGCATGCACGGGGCCCCACAGCAGCAGGAGGACCAGTGGCACGAGAATGGTGCGAAACGGCCTGCTTTCCTTCGGCGACAGCCAGCTTGCCTCGAAGATGTCGATGAAGTGTCTCATGTCCATGATCTTATTCGAACCATTCCTTATACCAACCCTTATTTCAATCGCCGCCGTTGAAGTCGAGGCGAGCGCATGGCGCTGAAGCGCGGGTTCGACGGTCAGGCGGTTCCTGCCCGCCAGCCACCCGTCGACGTAGACCCAGGCGACCAGCGTTCTGTCGCGTCACCTGCACGTCGGGGTTGGTGTTCTCGGCGCGCAGCGAGAACGTGGTGCACACCCCGGCACCCGGCTGCCGCGCCTTTACAATTCTTTACCTCTCGGACAAACGGCGGCAACCGCATGGCGGGACAGTGCATGGAGGAGGTGCTGCCATGCGGATCAATCCCCCGACCCTTTTCTGGATCCTGATCGCCGGGATCTTCGCGGTCCATCGCTTCTACCCCGTAATCCGGTTCGAACAGCCGGAGATCCCGTGGCTCGGTGCGGCGATCTTTATCCTCGGGATCACAATTTCAGCGGCCGGCAAGAAGAAGTTCCTCAGGGTCGGCACCAACGTCTACACGTTCGAGGAGCCGGGCGAGCTGGTCACGGACGGGCTTTACGGCAAGAGTCGAAACCCGATGTACCTGGGGCTGGTCCTGGCCGGGTTTGGGGCCGCGCTTGTTTCGGGGACGCTGGCGGCTGTCACCTTCAGTGCGATCTTCGGTCTCATGGTACGCTATTGGTATGTAGCCTACGAGGAGCGGGCGATGCGGCGGAAGTTCGGCGATCAATACGAAGACTATTGCCGTAGGGTCCGGCGCTGGTTCGGGCGCCGGCGTGTGCCGCCGCGGGTGCACGCG is a genomic window of Deltaproteobacteria bacterium containing:
- a CDS encoding helix-turn-helix domain-containing protein → MALEEAAQGFAACGSEPRLTVLRLLVRAGAEGLTVGEVQERSGLPASTLAHHLGFLAAGGLVEQERRGRIVINRAAYRRLEALAAFLLEECCVDACPSLQARAARAALTKEPS
- a CDS encoding rhodanese-like domain-containing protein; the encoded protein is MDMRHFIDIFEASWLSPKESRPFRTILVPLVLLLLWGPVHAEPYKGFPRGHALVTAAEVKAMLDGSASKPIVLAAVRRVSWLVGHIPGSFHAPRRAYTGRDGMALGRERFQEFARGLGINNESTVVVYDQTYDAARLWWLFRLYGKSDVRVLDGGLTAWKAAGYDVDRGRGHSAPSTGDFVAAPAVAGWTADMADVHRGRSDAGTHVWDTRSVREWDGSVRLGGLPAGRIGWARFIGWRAFRKVDQGRPSEFRTAAEIDALLQQVGFEPGHDHIFYCHSGVRAATPFFALYLMGFPVERLHLYDGSWIEWSRRTAAD
- a CDS encoding permease encodes the protein MTELVLNGVNGLRTGVRGVVSVWGLMLAVPLAVAVLDATELPDILWIALAAFAGTVPFIAAAVLLIAYLRATGTTALVARAFEGRETRMIFLAALVGGLAPFCACEVIPFIAALLAIGAPLSAIMAFWLSSPVIDPPAALITAAALGWDFAVGKAAAAVAIGLFGGFGVRLLVRRHAFAAPLREDAAGGCGACGSTLETGEIVWRFWREPARAANFRSESLENARFLVKWLAFAYLIQALLVTYVPAALIAGLVGGPGAGPIVIGALVGTPAYLNGYAAPALVAGLMEQGMSAGAALAFMVAGAVTCVPSMVAVWSLVRWQVFAAYVGFGVAGAILTGVGFGALMG
- a CDS encoding isoprenylcysteine carboxylmethyltransferase family protein, which gives rise to MRINPPTLFWILIAGIFAVHRFYPVIRFEQPEIPWLGAAIFILGITISAAGKKKFLRVGTNVYTFEEPGELVTDGLYGKSRNPMYLGLVLAGFGAALVSGTLAAVTFSAIFGLMVRYWYVAYEERAMRRKFGDQYEDYCRRVRRWFGRRRVPPRVHASQAS